The following coding sequences lie in one Nitrososphaerota archaeon genomic window:
- a CDS encoding nucleotidyl transferase AbiEii/AbiGii toxin family protein, protein MAKYIEIVRAREEEVAKLIEYLSRKSNGFENPKLILIGGYGLRAFIPFSRSTRDCDFALKKENSWHLDKIKRWLAKEFSIENFEKKDNSGFMKCVKVIKIGRRHAKVSLDFMEGEVTGRTEKDIVRIDERFILDSRKTKIKVAGREVEVKVPSYVDYFILKVVSGRASDARDIVTLIWKNGLPEKLEERAKEIMPYPEVFKEKLRKSILPIIRDKRFLHSWRGTFMITEFSEEIKEQIIGQLSKLYL, encoded by the coding sequence TTGGCTAAGTACATTGAGATAGTGAGAGCAAGAGAAGAAGAAGTTGCTAAGCTGATAGAATATCTTTCCAGAAAATCGAATGGCTTTGAAAATCCTAAACTCATTTTAATAGGTGGGTATGGTTTAAGAGCTTTCATCCCTTTTTCAAGGTCGACTAGGGACTGCGATTTTGCATTAAAGAAGGAGAATAGTTGGCATTTAGATAAGATAAAGAGATGGCTTGCTAAAGAATTTTCGATTGAAAATTTTGAAAAGAAAGATAATTCAGGTTTCATGAAATGTGTCAAGGTTATAAAAATTGGAAGAAGACATGCAAAAGTTTCTCTGGATTTTATGGAGGGAGAAGTAACAGGAAGAACCGAAAAGGATATAGTAAGAATAGATGAAAGATTCATTTTGGACTCAAGAAAAACAAAGATCAAAGTAGCTGGTAGAGAAGTTGAAGTTAAAGTTCCAAGTTATGTAGATTATTTTATACTTAAAGTTGTTTCAGGTAGAGCAAGCGATGCTAGAGACATAGTAACACTGATATGGAAGAATGGATTACCTGAAAAATTAGAAGAAAGAGCTAAAGAAATAATGCCATATCCGGAAGTTTTTAAAGAGAAGCTTAGAAAATCTATATTGCCAATAATTAGGGATAAAAGATTTCTGCATTCCTGGAGAGGAACTTTCATGATAACAGAATTCAGCGAAGAAATCAAAGAGCAGATTATAGGACAACTATCTAAACTATATCTTTGA